A single genomic interval of Streptomyces sp. 1222.5 harbors:
- a CDS encoding LysR family transcriptional regulator substrate-binding protein translates to MTGSEESPSFRLAYVPGVTPAKWVKVWNERLPGVPLTLVQAPVAEAHELLRSQEADAGLVRLPVDRTFFSAIPLYTETTVVVVPKDHLITAVEEVSLDDLAEEVLLHPLDDVFDWDGPPGEPAFERPATTADAIELVAANIGLLVVPQSLARLHHRRDLTYRPVVDGPRSSVALSWPEEATTDLVEEFIGIVRGRTVNSTRGRGAAKTEAGQQRKGQEPAGARQKKPGSAKSAGGKSAGAKSAGRTVRGRSGTGSGKPAKRGKPRRRS, encoded by the coding sequence GTGACAGGCTCGGAGGAATCACCGTCGTTCCGGCTCGCGTACGTTCCCGGAGTGACGCCCGCCAAATGGGTGAAGGTCTGGAACGAGCGCCTGCCCGGCGTCCCGCTCACCCTCGTCCAGGCACCCGTCGCCGAGGCGCACGAGCTGCTGCGCTCCCAGGAGGCGGACGCGGGGCTCGTACGGCTCCCCGTGGACCGTACTTTCTTCAGCGCGATCCCCCTCTACACCGAGACCACGGTGGTGGTCGTCCCCAAGGACCACTTGATCACCGCGGTGGAGGAGGTCAGCCTCGACGACCTCGCCGAAGAGGTGCTCCTCCACCCCCTCGACGACGTCTTCGACTGGGACGGTCCGCCCGGTGAGCCGGCCTTCGAGCGGCCCGCGACCACGGCGGACGCGATCGAACTGGTGGCGGCGAACATCGGCCTCCTGGTCGTCCCGCAGTCGCTCGCCCGCCTGCACCACCGCCGTGACCTCACCTACCGTCCGGTGGTCGACGGCCCTCGGTCGAGTGTCGCCCTGTCCTGGCCGGAGGAGGCCACCACCGATCTGGTGGAGGAGTTCATCGGCATCGTCCGCGGCCGCACGGTCAACAGCACGAGGGGCCGTGGGGCGGCGAAGACCGAGGCCGGGCAGCAGCGCAAGGGGCAGGAGCCGGCGGGCGCCCGGCAGAAGAAGCCGGGCTCCGCGAAGTCCGCCGGCGGGAAGAGCGCGGGCGCCAAGTCGGCGGGCCGCACCGTGCGCGGCCGCTCGGGGACGGGGAGCGGGAAACCGGCCAAACGAGGGAAGCCGCGCCGCAGGTCGTGA
- a CDS encoding LuxR C-terminal-related transcriptional regulator produces the protein MGLEKAYERLTAVAVAALHERDPARLWPMLAGALAGLCGGEAVIHKLDDWSEGRGRIGTAPDAAAVELDRLDESDVRLLRAGFPFARHYAAGTGRVPVSALRAAGAGWPGSPTARLLGDVLDVDHVLGVPLPDSTTPVTGCLVYRSGADFSDDHLVMAERAQPLLAAVERQRLLLEEWRRAVGPRGAPDERAAQSTLTPRETTVLVLLAGTLTADAIGRRLGISARTVHKHVENIYRKLGTRDRLGTVLRAQRLGLLRSPGPL, from the coding sequence GTGGGGCTGGAGAAGGCCTACGAGCGGCTGACGGCCGTCGCCGTCGCGGCGCTGCACGAACGCGACCCCGCGCGTCTGTGGCCGATGCTCGCCGGCGCCCTGGCCGGCCTGTGCGGTGGTGAGGCGGTCATCCACAAGCTGGACGACTGGAGCGAGGGACGGGGCAGGATCGGCACCGCACCCGATGCCGCCGCCGTCGAACTGGACCGGCTGGACGAGTCGGACGTGCGGCTTCTTCGCGCGGGCTTCCCCTTCGCCCGGCACTACGCGGCCGGGACCGGACGGGTGCCGGTCTCCGCGCTTCGGGCCGCCGGCGCCGGCTGGCCGGGCAGCCCGACGGCGCGCCTGCTCGGCGACGTCCTGGACGTGGACCATGTGCTGGGCGTGCCGCTGCCGGACAGCACGACTCCCGTCACCGGCTGCCTCGTGTACCGCTCCGGTGCGGATTTCAGCGACGACCACCTCGTCATGGCCGAGCGCGCGCAGCCGCTGCTGGCCGCGGTGGAGCGGCAGCGGCTCCTGCTGGAGGAGTGGCGGCGGGCGGTCGGACCGCGGGGCGCGCCGGACGAGCGGGCGGCGCAGAGCACGCTGACGCCGCGCGAGACCACGGTCCTGGTCCTGCTCGCCGGCACGCTCACCGCGGACGCCATCGGCCGCCGCCTCGGCATCTCGGCCCGCACCGTGCACAAGCACGTCGAGAACATCTACCGCAAGCTGGGCACCCGCGACCGGCTGGGCACGGTGCTCCGCGCCCAGCGTCTCGGCCTGCTCCGCTCCCCCGGCCCGCTCTGA
- the mltG gene encoding endolytic transglycosylase MltG, translating to MLMNTSPRGRIRLTRRGRFALVVAGAVVAGTAVAVPLLTAKGGHKVVAKPPTLVVPEGWRASQVYEAVDKALKLPAGSTSKSIGKARLPLPGEAGGNPEGYLFPATYPLPKGTTPESLLRSMVDTAGKRFEAAPVAAGAQRTSINLYQAVTIASIIQAEAATKADMGKVARVIFNRLNQGMPLQMDSTINYAMNRITVHTTEDDTRVESPYNSYQRMGLPPTPIDNPGEEAMRAAYNPPPGDWLYFVTVKPGDTRFTADYATHLRNVAEFNALHQSAGPAPTPSRSPLPSPTSSQPPLR from the coding sequence ATGCTGATGAACACTTCGCCACGGGGCAGGATCCGACTGACACGCCGGGGCAGATTCGCTCTCGTCGTGGCCGGCGCCGTCGTCGCCGGCACCGCCGTGGCGGTGCCGCTGCTGACGGCGAAGGGCGGTCACAAGGTGGTGGCGAAGCCCCCCACCCTGGTCGTCCCGGAAGGCTGGCGCGCGAGCCAGGTGTACGAGGCCGTCGACAAAGCCCTGAAACTGCCCGCGGGCAGTACCAGCAAGTCCATCGGCAAGGCCCGCCTCCCCCTGCCGGGCGAAGCCGGGGGCAACCCGGAGGGCTATCTTTTCCCGGCGACCTATCCGCTGCCGAAGGGGACGACCCCCGAGTCCCTGCTGCGGTCCATGGTCGACACCGCCGGCAAGCGGTTCGAGGCGGCGCCGGTGGCCGCCGGGGCGCAGCGCACCTCGATCAACCTCTACCAGGCCGTCACCATCGCCAGCATCATCCAGGCCGAGGCCGCCACGAAGGCGGACATGGGGAAGGTCGCACGGGTCATCTTCAACCGGCTGAACCAGGGCATGCCGTTGCAGATGGACTCCACCATCAACTACGCGATGAACCGCATCACCGTGCACACGACCGAGGACGACACCCGCGTCGAGAGCCCGTACAACTCCTACCAGCGCATGGGCCTGCCGCCGACGCCGATCGACAACCCCGGCGAGGAAGCCATGCGTGCCGCGTACAACCCGCCGCCGGGCGACTGGCTGTACTTCGTCACCGTCAAGCCGGGGGACACCCGCTTCACCGCCGACTACGCCACACACCTGCGCAACGTGGCCGAGTTCAACGCGCTCCACCAGAGCGCCGGGCCCGCGCCGACGCCGAGCCGGAGCCCGTTGCCGTCCCCAACCTCCTCCCAGCCGCCGCTCCGCTGA
- a CDS encoding DUF5997 family protein codes for MSSQQSTQTMKPATAAKKLGVYLPATPAAFQEGVVSRAELNELQADPPEWLRELRANGPHPRPVVAAKLGVSIAGLARGGVTEALTTEQIEALKQERPEWLEKERATQAEVRKEAARIKARDAERAEDQRH; via the coding sequence ATGAGTTCGCAGCAGAGCACCCAGACGATGAAGCCCGCGACCGCGGCGAAGAAGCTGGGTGTGTACCTCCCCGCCACCCCCGCCGCCTTCCAGGAGGGTGTGGTCTCGCGCGCCGAGCTGAACGAGCTCCAGGCCGACCCGCCCGAGTGGCTGCGCGAGCTGCGAGCCAACGGCCCCCACCCACGCCCCGTGGTCGCCGCCAAGCTGGGCGTGTCCATCGCCGGTCTCGCGCGCGGCGGCGTCACCGAGGCGCTGACCACCGAGCAGATCGAGGCGCTCAAGCAGGAACGCCCGGAGTGGCTGGAGAAGGAGCGCGCCACCCAGGCGGAGGTTCGCAAGGAGGCGGCGCGCATCAAGGCGAGGGACGCGGAGCGTGCCGAGGACCAGCGTCACTGA
- a CDS encoding Lrp/AsnC family transcriptional regulator, with product MAVDELDTRILRLLLEQPRTSVREYARILGVARGTLQARLERMERDGVITGTGPSLSPAALGHPVLAFVHIEVTQGHLDDVGDALAAVPEIVEAFSITGGGDLLARVVGRDNAHLEDVIQKLISLPGVVRTRTEVALRERVPHRLLPLVESVGRAARA from the coding sequence ATGGCCGTGGACGAACTCGACACCCGCATCCTGCGGCTGCTCCTGGAGCAGCCGCGCACCAGCGTGCGCGAGTACGCCCGCATCCTCGGTGTCGCCCGGGGCACGCTCCAGGCCCGCCTGGAGCGGATGGAGCGGGACGGTGTGATCACCGGTACGGGCCCGTCCCTCTCCCCCGCCGCCCTCGGGCACCCGGTGCTGGCCTTCGTGCACATCGAGGTCACCCAGGGCCACCTCGACGACGTGGGGGACGCGCTGGCCGCCGTGCCGGAGATCGTCGAGGCCTTCTCGATCACCGGTGGCGGGGATCTGCTCGCCCGGGTGGTCGGCCGGGACAACGCCCATCTGGAGGACGTGATCCAGAAGCTGATCAGTCTCCCGGGCGTGGTGCGCACCCGGACCGAGGTGGCGTTGCGCGAACGCGTCCCTCACCGGCTGCTCCCGCTGGTGGAGTCGGTCGGCCGGGCTGCCCGCGCCTGA
- a CDS encoding FUSC family protein → MLKRVFVAPDPGRARLRFAVRAVLGIGLAVVVCLASGHSLAGAVTGGLAALLALFTVADPTVRGQAVTTALLPAVGVPVLAAAAELHSLPVARDLAFLAVVGAGVYARRWGPRGHSLGVFAFMTFFVAQFLHATPEQLPELYAAVLLSVLSAAAVRFGAWCYERRLPPSAVPAPPAGTGLARVTTRQAVQATAGAGFALVVGQMVSGQRWYWAVGATWWIFVNTASRGETLVRGFRRVLGTVIGICLGFLVAVPVHGAPVPTAVLVAVAVFGIFYTAAVSYTWMMLWVTLLAEMLYGLLGVLSPGLLALRLTETGVGALGAALAVLFVLPVTTHATTDVWIQRALRCVHACTAEAAARLAGSATADPASRVAELEQLLGRVRLSVAPLVHPLHPMPARKRRARRVLALLDDCAREIRGLVAVAADPEASHDARLAAACWRVEAAVEALTAGGAHPHGHPAEPPAEPALAHLHGLERALADLAEPLRTPSGSRLVGA, encoded by the coding sequence GTGCTGAAGAGGGTGTTCGTGGCTCCGGACCCGGGGCGGGCGCGGTTGCGCTTCGCCGTGCGGGCCGTCCTCGGCATCGGACTGGCGGTGGTGGTCTGTCTCGCCTCCGGGCACTCCCTCGCCGGTGCCGTCACCGGCGGCCTCGCCGCGCTGCTCGCCCTGTTCACCGTGGCCGATCCGACCGTGCGCGGCCAGGCGGTCACCACCGCCCTGCTGCCCGCCGTCGGGGTGCCGGTGCTCGCCGCCGCGGCCGAGCTGCACAGCCTGCCCGTGGCCCGGGACCTCGCCTTCCTGGCCGTCGTCGGCGCCGGCGTCTACGCGCGCCGCTGGGGGCCGCGCGGGCACAGCCTCGGCGTGTTCGCCTTCATGACCTTCTTCGTCGCCCAGTTCCTGCACGCGACGCCGGAGCAGCTGCCCGAGCTGTACGCCGCCGTCCTGCTGTCGGTGCTCAGCGCCGCGGCCGTCCGCTTCGGCGCCTGGTGCTACGAGCGGCGGCTGCCCCCGTCCGCCGTACCCGCCCCGCCCGCCGGCACCGGGCTGGCCCGGGTCACCACACGGCAGGCGGTCCAGGCGACCGCGGGCGCGGGCTTCGCCCTGGTCGTGGGGCAGATGGTGTCCGGGCAGCGCTGGTACTGGGCCGTCGGCGCCACCTGGTGGATCTTCGTCAACACCGCCTCCCGCGGTGAGACACTGGTGCGGGGCTTCCGGCGGGTCCTCGGCACGGTGATCGGCATCTGCCTGGGCTTCCTGGTCGCCGTCCCCGTGCACGGGGCGCCCGTCCCGACGGCCGTGCTCGTCGCGGTCGCCGTCTTCGGCATCTTCTACACCGCCGCCGTCTCCTACACCTGGATGATGCTCTGGGTGACCCTGCTCGCCGAGATGCTGTACGGCCTCCTCGGCGTCCTCAGCCCCGGCCTGCTCGCCCTGCGCCTCACCGAGACCGGCGTGGGCGCGCTCGGCGCCGCGCTGGCCGTGCTGTTCGTCCTGCCGGTCACCACCCACGCCACCACCGACGTCTGGATCCAGCGCGCCCTGCGCTGTGTGCACGCCTGCACGGCCGAGGCCGCGGCCCGGCTCGCGGGGTCCGCCACGGCCGACCCCGCGTCGCGCGTGGCCGAACTGGAGCAGCTGCTCGGCCGGGTCCGGCTCTCCGTGGCCCCGCTGGTGCACCCGCTGCACCCGATGCCGGCCCGCAAGCGGCGCGCCCGCCGGGTCCTCGCGCTGCTCGACGACTGCGCCCGGGAGATCCGCGGCCTGGTGGCGGTCGCCGCCGATCCCGAGGCCTCCCACGACGCCCGCCTGGCCGCCGCCTGCTGGCGGGTGGAGGCGGCCGTCGAGGCCCTGACCGCCGGCGGCGCCCATCCGCACGGACACCCCGCCGAGCCGCCCGCCGAACCCGCCCTCGCCCATCTGCACGGCCTCGAACGCGCCCTCGCCGACCTGGCCGAGCCGCTGCGGACGCCGTCGGGCTCACGGCTGGTCGGCGCCTGA
- a CDS encoding lactonase family protein — MAQDGRAGRHRAFIGSFTAAGGPGLVAAHVAPDGGALTLVAAVKDVPDPAYLAMAPDGAMLYAVSETAEGAVTAFRVHGDRPEPAGPPVPVDGSGPTHLSLHDGHLLTANYGSGSVSAVPLRPDGTLAAKPSGVLQHTGSGPHDRRQRGPHAHHVQPDPSGRWAVSVDLGTDSVRVCALDHGAPVLHHEYALRPGSGPRHLAFHPDGEHAYVVNELTPTVTVCRWDAARGSLKPLTEVRVLPDSPVGDAYPSGIVVSPDGRFVWTATRGEDVLSVLAVEGDGLRLTGTVPCGGHWPRALAEHGGFLYAANERSGDVSWFALDEATGLPRYDGSVQVAAASCIVFGRVLG, encoded by the coding sequence GTGGCACAGGACGGCAGAGCGGGCAGGCACCGGGCGTTCATCGGCTCGTTCACGGCGGCGGGCGGACCGGGACTGGTGGCCGCGCACGTCGCGCCGGACGGCGGGGCGCTCACCCTCGTGGCCGCCGTGAAGGACGTACCCGATCCCGCCTACCTGGCCATGGCGCCGGACGGAGCCATGCTCTACGCGGTCAGCGAGACGGCCGAGGGCGCCGTCACGGCCTTCCGCGTCCACGGCGACCGCCCGGAACCCGCCGGGCCGCCCGTCCCCGTGGACGGCAGCGGGCCCACCCACCTGAGCCTGCACGACGGGCACCTGCTGACCGCCAACTACGGCTCCGGCAGCGTCTCCGCCGTCCCCCTCCGGCCGGACGGCACCCTCGCCGCCAAGCCCTCCGGCGTCCTCCAGCACACCGGCTCCGGACCGCACGACCGGCGCCAGCGCGGACCTCACGCCCACCATGTGCAGCCCGACCCGAGCGGTCGGTGGGCCGTCAGTGTCGATCTCGGCACGGACTCGGTGCGGGTCTGTGCACTCGACCACGGCGCCCCCGTGCTGCACCACGAGTACGCGCTGCGTCCCGGATCCGGCCCCCGCCACCTCGCCTTCCACCCGGACGGCGAGCACGCCTACGTGGTCAACGAACTCACCCCCACGGTCACGGTGTGCCGCTGGGACGCGGCCCGCGGCTCCCTCAAGCCGCTGACCGAGGTCCGGGTGCTGCCGGACTCCCCGGTCGGCGACGCCTACCCCTCGGGCATCGTCGTCTCGCCCGACGGCCGCTTCGTGTGGACGGCGACCCGCGGTGAGGACGTCCTGTCGGTCCTCGCCGTCGAGGGCGACGGGCTGCGGCTGACCGGCACGGTGCCCTGCGGCGGCCACTGGCCGCGCGCCCTCGCCGAGCACGGCGGGTTCCTGTACGCGGCCAACGAGCGCTCCGGCGACGTGAGCTGGTTCGCCCTGGACGAGGCGACGGGTCTGCCCCGGTACGACGGCTCGGTCCAGGTCGCCGCGGCCTCCTGCATCGTGTTCGGCCGCGTGCTCGGCTGA
- a CDS encoding secondary thiamine-phosphate synthase enzyme YjbQ — MSDAFTTRTLNVSTGTRERVVDLTADCEEFLREAAAGRDGLLNIFVPHATAGIAVIETGAGSDDDLLAALHTLLPADDRWQHRHGSPGHGRDHVLPAFVPPHATLPVIGGRLELGTWQSVCLVDTNKDNPERRVRLSFLG, encoded by the coding sequence ATGTCCGATGCCTTCACCACCCGAACGCTGAACGTCTCCACCGGCACCCGGGAACGCGTCGTCGATCTCACCGCAGACTGCGAGGAGTTCCTGCGGGAGGCGGCGGCAGGCCGCGACGGCCTGCTCAACATCTTCGTCCCGCACGCCACCGCCGGTATCGCCGTCATCGAGACGGGCGCCGGCAGCGACGACGACCTCCTCGCGGCGCTGCACACCCTGCTCCCGGCCGACGACCGCTGGCAGCACCGGCACGGCAGCCCCGGCCACGGCCGCGACCACGTCCTGCCGGCCTTCGTCCCGCCCCACGCCACCCTCCCGGTGATCGGCGGACGCCTGGAGCTCGGCACCTGGCAGTCGGTGTGCCTGGTGGACACCAACAAGGACAACCCGGAACGCCGGGTACGGCTGAGCTTCCTGGGCTGA
- a CDS encoding HAD family phosphatase → MSDPGALSVVFDLDGTLVDSEPNYFEASRRTLAEYGVAFTWTEHESYVGISTRETVADWRRRYGLRVSADGLLEALDRRYLALARARTRAYPEMRKFVELLAAEGVPMAVASGSSPEAIQAILAGTGLAEFLRTAVSADEVAVGKPAPDVFLEAARRLGARPADCVVLEDAAAGAAAAHAAGMRCIAIPYVAAQADAPEFATAALLLRGGQAEFTARSAYAWLRRARP, encoded by the coding sequence ATGAGCGATCCCGGCGCCCTCTCGGTCGTCTTCGATCTCGACGGCACGCTGGTGGACAGCGAGCCGAACTACTTCGAGGCGAGCCGGCGGACCCTGGCCGAGTACGGTGTCGCCTTCACCTGGACGGAGCACGAGAGCTACGTCGGCATCAGCACCCGGGAGACGGTGGCCGACTGGCGGCGGCGGTACGGGTTGCGCGTCTCGGCGGACGGGCTGCTGGAAGCCCTGGACCGCCGCTACCTGGCGCTGGCCCGCGCCCGTACGCGCGCGTACCCGGAGATGCGGAAGTTCGTGGAGTTGCTGGCGGCCGAGGGGGTGCCGATGGCCGTCGCCTCGGGCTCCTCCCCGGAGGCCATCCAGGCCATCCTGGCCGGCACCGGCCTGGCGGAGTTCCTGCGCACGGCCGTCTCGGCCGACGAGGTCGCCGTGGGAAAGCCCGCACCCGACGTCTTCCTGGAGGCGGCCCGGCGGCTGGGCGCCCGCCCCGCCGACTGCGTGGTACTGGAGGACGCGGCAGCAGGGGCGGCGGCGGCCCACGCGGCCGGGATGCGCTGCATCGCGATCCCCTATGTGGCCGCACAGGCCGACGCGCCGGAGTTCGCCACGGCGGCCCTGCTGCTGCGCGGCGGCCAGGCGGAGTTCACGGCCCGCTCCGCCTACGCGTGGCTGAGGCGGGCGAGGCCCTGA
- a CDS encoding MFS transporter, translating into MTTVQARPAADDRRWKALAVCLAAGFISLLDTSIVNVALPSMERGLGASEAAQSWVVSGYALTFGLALVPAGRLGDMHGRRQAFLLGLALFTVASAACGLAAGPSWLVLFRLVQGAAAGMVAPQTSGLIQQMFQGSERAKAFGLLGSVIGVSTAVGPLAGGLLIDAVGTDDGWRWVFIVNLPIGVAAFMAGLRLLPRFPASPGKRETFDLFGVLLLGCGVLALMLPLVQEQQWTGREKWTMMPVGALLLGAFWAWEKRQGRRGRAPLVDLALFSLRSFTLGALISLTYFAGFTTVFFVYTLYLQNSLGYSALAAGLTVLPFAAASAVGAALGGRLVVRFGRKLVVLGLSGVALGLLGVVAAVRLVPGDGVGWASALPMLIGGIGSGLTVSPNTTLTLTRVPVHRAGAAGGVLQTGQRVGSAAGIAVVGAVYFAQMANHGSPDRAIQLGLLTAVGLIVIALALAVADLREREVHPEPERAAEPARSEEGGTEERVARGS; encoded by the coding sequence ATGACCACAGTCCAGGCCCGGCCCGCCGCCGACGACCGGCGGTGGAAGGCGCTCGCGGTCTGTCTCGCGGCGGGCTTCATCTCGCTGCTCGACACCTCGATCGTGAACGTGGCGCTGCCCTCCATGGAGCGCGGGCTCGGGGCGTCCGAGGCCGCCCAGTCATGGGTCGTCTCCGGCTACGCCCTCACCTTCGGACTCGCCCTGGTCCCGGCCGGCCGGCTGGGCGACATGCATGGTCGGCGGCAGGCCTTCCTGCTCGGGCTCGCCCTGTTCACGGTGGCCTCCGCGGCCTGCGGACTCGCCGCCGGCCCCTCCTGGCTGGTGCTGTTCCGGCTGGTGCAGGGCGCGGCGGCGGGCATGGTCGCGCCGCAGACCTCGGGGCTGATCCAGCAGATGTTCCAGGGCTCGGAGCGGGCGAAGGCGTTCGGGCTGCTCGGCAGTGTCATCGGGGTGTCGACGGCGGTGGGGCCGCTGGCGGGCGGTCTGCTGATCGACGCGGTCGGCACCGACGACGGCTGGCGCTGGGTGTTCATCGTGAACCTGCCGATCGGGGTGGCCGCCTTCATGGCCGGCCTGCGGCTGCTGCCGCGCTTCCCCGCGTCGCCCGGGAAGCGTGAGACGTTCGACCTGTTCGGCGTACTGCTCCTCGGCTGCGGCGTGCTCGCGCTCATGCTCCCGCTGGTGCAGGAGCAGCAGTGGACCGGGCGGGAGAAGTGGACGATGATGCCGGTCGGCGCGCTGCTGTTGGGCGCGTTCTGGGCGTGGGAGAAGCGGCAGGGCCGGCGCGGGCGGGCCCCGCTGGTCGACCTGGCGCTGTTCTCCCTGCGGTCGTTCACGCTCGGCGCGCTGATCAGCCTGACCTACTTCGCCGGCTTCACCACGGTCTTCTTCGTCTACACCCTGTACCTGCAGAACAGCCTCGGATACAGCGCGCTCGCGGCCGGCCTGACCGTCCTGCCCTTCGCCGCCGCGTCGGCGGTCGGGGCCGCCCTCGGAGGCCGGCTGGTGGTGCGCTTCGGCCGCAAACTGGTCGTGCTGGGGCTGAGCGGGGTGGCACTGGGGCTGCTCGGAGTCGTGGCCGCGGTGCGACTGGTGCCCGGCGACGGCGTGGGATGGGCGTCGGCGCTGCCGATGCTGATCGGCGGCATCGGCTCCGGGCTGACCGTCTCCCCGAACACGACCCTGACCCTCACCCGTGTTCCCGTGCACCGTGCCGGTGCGGCGGGCGGCGTCCTCCAGACGGGCCAGCGCGTCGGTTCCGCGGCCGGTATCGCCGTGGTGGGCGCGGTGTACTTCGCGCAGATGGCCAATCACGGCAGCCCGGACAGGGCGATCCAGCTCGGTCTGCTCACCGCCGTGGGACTCATCGTGATCGCACTCGCACTGGCCGTCGCCGATCTGCGGGAACGGGAGGTGCACCCCGAACCGGAGAGGGCGGCCGAGCCGGCCCGATCCGAAGAGGGCGGGACCGAGGAGAGGGTCGCACGCGGCTCGTGA
- a CDS encoding NAD(P)-binding domain-containing protein, with the protein MNATREVEVVVIGAGQAGLAAAYHLRRTGFEPDRDFVVLDHSPGPGGAWQFRWPSLTYGKVHGMHALPGMELTDADPARPSAEVIREYFDRYERTFGLRVRRPVDVRAVRGGDGGRLLVETSEGVWSTRALINATGTWDRPFWPRYPGQETFRGRQLHTAQYAGPEEFAGLRVVVVGGGASGTQHLLELAPYAAATTWVTRRPPVFREGPFDQEAGRAAVALVEERVRRGLPPRSVVSVTGLPLNDAVRQGLANGVLDRRPMFDRITPDGVEWDDGRRVDADVILWATGFRAALEHLVPLRLRQPGGGIRVEGTRAVADPRIHLVGYGPSASTIGANRAGRAAVRDIRRLLAEEEPVAA; encoded by the coding sequence GTGAACGCGACACGCGAGGTCGAGGTAGTCGTCATCGGCGCCGGTCAGGCCGGCCTGGCCGCCGCCTACCACCTGCGGCGCACCGGGTTCGAGCCCGACCGCGACTTCGTGGTGCTGGACCACTCCCCCGGTCCGGGCGGTGCCTGGCAGTTCCGGTGGCCGTCACTGACGTACGGCAAGGTGCACGGCATGCACGCGCTGCCCGGCATGGAACTGACGGACGCCGACCCGGCACGGCCCTCCGCCGAGGTCATCCGTGAGTACTTCGACCGGTACGAGCGCACCTTCGGCCTGCGGGTACGGCGGCCGGTGGACGTGCGGGCGGTGCGCGGGGGAGACGGCGGCAGGCTGCTCGTGGAGACCTCGGAGGGCGTCTGGTCGACGCGGGCGCTGATCAACGCGACGGGCACCTGGGACCGGCCGTTCTGGCCGCGCTACCCGGGTCAGGAGACGTTCCGCGGAAGGCAGTTGCACACCGCGCAGTACGCCGGTCCCGAGGAGTTCGCCGGGCTGCGGGTCGTGGTGGTGGGCGGTGGCGCCTCCGGCACCCAGCACCTGCTGGAGCTGGCCCCGTACGCGGCCGCGACGACCTGGGTGACCCGGCGGCCGCCGGTGTTCCGCGAGGGCCCGTTCGACCAGGAGGCGGGGCGCGCGGCGGTCGCGCTGGTGGAGGAGCGGGTGCGGCGGGGCCTGCCGCCGCGGAGTGTGGTCTCCGTCACCGGGCTGCCCCTCAACGACGCCGTCCGGCAGGGCCTCGCGAACGGCGTCCTGGACCGCCGGCCCATGTTCGACCGGATCACCCCGGACGGGGTGGAGTGGGACGACGGCCGGCGCGTGGACGCCGATGTCATCCTGTGGGCCACCGGATTCCGGGCCGCGTTGGAGCACCTCGTTCCGCTGCGGCTGCGCCAGCCGGGCGGCGGTATCCGTGTGGAGGGGACCCGCGCGGTGGCCGATCCGCGGATTCACCTGGTGGGTTACGGCCCCTCGGCGAGCACGATCGGCGCGAACCGGGCCGGGCGCGCGGCCGTACGGGACATCAGGCGGCTGCTGGCCGAGGAGGAGCCGGTCGCCGCGTGA